In Dunckerocampus dactyliophorus isolate RoL2022-P2 chromosome 14, RoL_Ddac_1.1, whole genome shotgun sequence, one DNA window encodes the following:
- the LOC129193835 gene encoding LOW QUALITY PROTEIN: echinoderm microtubule-associated protein-like 4 (The sequence of the model RefSeq protein was modified relative to this genomic sequence to represent the inferred CDS: deleted 1 base in 1 codon) yields MDAFSGSLDDSMSGVSVSDVNDRLCALELRVQQQEDELTVMKAALADVLRRLAASEESAASAKKHQTGKAFSNSCITNGGTSGRKRDSTSVTRKETLSSAAKSDMKKEASSQRSQMEEIHEQEEAPHPKDQPPPPPPHPPSTAQTPQRPTQQTVDSSKGQAPPKRGPSVKRSSGIERSQSSTWDTSDEHRSKLVKAASTSKLLAKVVKNADRHKELVVSQAKMSTREKNSQAEGNHIKMFMRGRPITMFLPSNVENYEEVRTELPSEKLKLEWVYGYRGRECRANVYLLPTGEIVYFIASVVVLFNYEERTQRHYIGHTDCVKCLAIHPDKIRIATGQIAGVDKDGRALQPHVRVWDSVSLSTLQIIGVGTFERGVGSLAFSKADSGQHLSVIDDCNDHMLTVWDWQKKSKIAEIKTTTEVVLDVEFHPTDPNTIITCGKSHIFFWTWTGTSLARKQGIFGKYEKPKFIQCLAFLNNGDILTGDSGGVLLVWTRNSAETPTGKGPRAFQISRQVKGHEGSVFCMCEMRSGTLLTGGGKDRKIILWDHEIRAERDIEVPDQYGTIRAVSEGKGDEFLVGTSRNFILRGTFNDGFMVEVQGHTDELWGLASHPSRELFLTCAQDRLVCLWNSTDHSLQWSRSVEEHGHCADFHPSGAVVAIGTHSGKWYVLDAETTDLVAIHTDGNEQLSVMRFSVDGALLAVGSHDNFIYVYSVSERGRKYSRYGKCSGHSSYITHLDWSPDNNFIMSNSGDYEILYWDVPNGCKLIRNKSECKDIDWATYTCVLGYHVFGVWPEGSDGTDINALIRSHNRKVIALADDFCKVHLFAYPCSTAKAPSHKYSAHSSHVTNVSFLFNDSHLISTGGKDTSIMQWRLVEKSALTLPDSLACPTPPRADPVSSPAKDATPPPTANGAQELSSETPSPAELVLPTAELTPPPSEVTPPPSDSTVSLKDSLDPSDDTATPSDEGLPPLTLPT; encoded by the exons ATGACAGCATGTCGGGAGTGAGCGTTTCAGATGTCAACGATCGATTGTGCGCTCTGGAGCTTCGTGTCCAGCAGCAAGAAGACGAGCTGACTGTGATGAAAGCTGCTCTCGCTGATGTTCTTCGTCGTTTGGCAGCTTCTGAAGAATCTGCTGCCTCCGCTAAGAAGCATCAGACAGGGAAAG CTTTCTCCAACTCGTGCATCACAAATGGAGGAACGTCTGGACGAAAGAGAGACTCCACCTCCGTCACCAGGAAGGAAACTCTGTCGTCCGCCGCCAAGAG TGACATGAAGAAGGAGGCCAGCAGCCAGAGGTCTCAGATGGAGGAGATTCATGAGCAGGAGGAAGCTCCGCACCCAAAGGACCAG CCCCctcccccgcccccccaccctcccTCAACAGCACAAACTCCCCAGAGACCAACGCAGCAAACGGTGGACAGTAGTAAAGGCCAAGCTCCCCCTAAAAG gggtCCCAGCGTGAAGCGCTCTTCAGGCATCGAACGTTCACAAAGTAGCACCTGGGACACGTCTGATGAGCACAGAAGCAAACTGGTGAAAGCTGCATCTACGTCCAAACTGCTGGCCAAGGTGGTGAAGAATGCTGACAG GCACAAAGAGCTGGTGGTGAGTCAAG CCAAAATGTCAACCCGAGAGAAAAACAGCCAAGCCG AGGGCAACCATATCAAGATGTTCATGCGTGGTCGTCCCATCACCATGTTCCTTCCCTCAAATGTGGAAAACTACGAGGAAGTTCGCACTGAGCTTCCCTCTGAGAAACTGAAGCTGGAATGGGT GTATGGCTACCGCGGCAGAGAATGTCGAGCAAACGTCTACCTGCTTCCCACCGGAGAGATCGTCTACTTCATCGCCTCGGTGGTGGTCCTGTTCAACTacgaggagcggactcagcgaCATTACATCGGTCACACCGACTGCGTCAAGTG CCTCGCCATTCATCCCGACAAGATCCGCATTGCCACGGGCCAGATAGCGGGCGTGGACAAAGATGGACGG GCCCTGCAGCCGCACGTGCGAGTGTGGGACAGTGTGAGTCTGTCCACTCTGCAGATCATCGGCGTTGGAACGTTTGAGCGAGGCGTCGGCTCGCTGGCCTTCTCCAAAGCA GACTCTGGTCAGCATCTGAGTGTGATTGACGACTGCAACGACCACATGTTGACAGTTTGGGATTGGCAGAAGAAGTCAAAGATTGCAGAGATAAAG ACCACCACTGAGGTGGTCCTGGATGTGGAGTTCCACCCCACTGACCCAAACACCATCATCACCTGTGGCAAGTCCCACATCTTCTTCTGGACCTGGACCGGGACTTCCCTGGCTCGTAAACAGGGCATCTTTGGG AAATACGAGAAGCCAAAGTTCATTCAGTGTCTGGCCTTCCTCAACAATGGAGACATTCTGACCGGAGATTCTGGCGGAGTCCTCCTCGTCTGGACCAGGAACTCCGCAGAGACACCCACTGGGAAAGGACCAAGGG cATTTCAGATTAGTCGTCAGGTCAAGGGTCACGAGGGCAGTGTGTTCTGCATGTGTGAAATGAGGAGCGGCACCCTGCTGACCGGAGGAGGAAAAGACAGAAAGATTATTCTGTGGGACCATGAAATCAGAGCAGAGCGTGATATTGAg GTTCCGGATCAGTACGGAACCATCAGGGCCGTATCTGAAGGGAAGGGGGATGAGTTTCTGGTGGGGACGTCCCGTAATTTCATACTTCGAGGAACTTTTAACGATGGCTTCATGGTGGAGGTCCAG GGTCACACAGATGAGCTGTGGGGGTTGGCGTCCCACCCGTCACGAGAACTGTTCTTAACGTGCGCTCAGGACCGCCTGGTGTGTCTGTGGAACTCCACCGATCACAGTCTGCAGTGGAGCAGGAGCGTGGAG GAACACGGACACTGTGCAGACTTCCATCCCAGTGGAGCAGTCGTCGCCATCGGGACGCATTCAGGAAA GTGGTATGTTCTAGACGCCGAGACCACCGACCTGGTGGCCATTCACACCGACGGCAATGAGCAGCTGTCAGTCATGCGCTTCTCTGTCG ATGGCGCTCTCCTGGCTGTAGGATCtcatgacaactttatttacgtGTACAGCGTTTCGGAGAGAGGACGCAAGTACAGCCGCTACGGCAAATGCTCC GGTCACTCCAGTTACATCACacacctggactggtcacctgaCAACAACTTCATCATGTCCAACTCCGGAGACTACGAGATTCTTTACT GGGATGTTCCCAATGGCTGCAAACTGATCAGAAATAAATCTGAGTGTAAAGACATCGACTGGGCAACTTACACCTGCGTGCTGGGATACCACGTGTTTG gCGTGTGGCCGGAGGGATCAGACGGGACCGACATCAACGCCCTCATCAGGTCCCATAACAGGAAGGTGATTGCGCTGGCAGATGACTTCTGTAAAGTTCACCTGTTTGCTTACCCGTGCTCTACTGCCAAG gctCCCAGCCACAAGTACAGCGCCCATAGCAGTCACGTGACCAACGTCAGCTTCCTGTTCAACGACAGTCACCTGATCTCAACAGGCGGGAAGGACACCAGCATCATGCAGTGGCGACTGGTCGAGAAGTCGGCCCTCACGCTGCCTGACAGCCTTGCCTGCCCCACACCCCCTCGGGCGGACCCCGTCTCCAGTCCCGCCAAAGACGCCACCCCTCCCCCGACGGCCAACGGGGCCCAAGAGTTGTCGTCAGAAACCCCCTCGCCCGCTGAGTTAGTACTGCCCACCGCAGAATTAACGCCGCCTCCTTCCGAGGTGACTCCGCCCCCTTCTGACAGTACGGTAAGTTTGAAGGACAGCTTGGACCCCAGCGATGACACGGCCACGCCCAGTGACGAGGGGCTGCCTCCCCTCACGCTCCCTacatag